From the genome of Mastacembelus armatus chromosome 5, fMasArm1.2, whole genome shotgun sequence:
TCGTTTTAAACTTTAATATTCAACCTACCTTCACGGGGCGCTGCTGGATCCCACGCAGACCACATCTGAACCGAGAAAAAGGGCGTCCAGCAGACGATATAAGCCACGACGATCACAAAAGTCATTTTCACTGTGGTGATCTTGGCCTTGGAGATGAGCTTCACGCTGCTCACACGGGCCAGCGTGTTGCCTTTTGACGTTTTGGGTGTCAGGCTTATACACTGTTCCCGCTTGGTTTTCAGCTTAAAGTTCTGCCATATTTTGAAGCTTATCAAACCATAACAAATGCTCAGTATCGCCACTGGAATGATGTATATCGTCAGACTGATCCATGTGATGTAAGCTTTGGCGCCCCAAGGCTTCACGAAGTCGCCCCAGCAGTCATACACTCCTGATCCGGCGGAGCCGACCTCTCTCAGGGAGAAGATAAACATCTGCGGGATACTGAAGAGCAGGCTCAGACCCCAGGAAAATATGACATAGAACCGATCTTTCCTCCGGTGCAGAGACCGGAGGGGCTGACAAATGGCCAAACACCTGTCCACGGACATCAAAACCAACATGTAAGTGGAGGCGAACATCCCAACGACTTGTAGATATTTCACCAACCGGCACAACATGTCCGGTCCGTAGAACCGAAATGTAATGTCCCAGATAAGTTGAGGGAGAACTTGAAATATCGCCACAACCAGATCGGCGATGCTCAGGTGCTTCATGAAGTAATACATACGGGACTGGCTGTGTTTGGTGGAGTGGATGGCCAGCAGGACGCACAGGTTCCCCGCCAGTGCCAGAAACAGCACCAGGGCGAGCACAGTTACCTCCACCTTCGCCACCTCCTCATTCCGCTTCAGGGGGTTCGTGTGATTCAACCCGCCGGTCCCGTTAAGGAGACTCGAGTTCCTCCAGAATTCGTTTAGTTGCCAGAAGTCACTTTCGTTTGAAATACTTTCCATTGCCGCAGTCTGGTCCTCTGCAGATGCGTCAGGGTCGTGAAGTCACGCAGGCACCTGGAGGGTCTTGATCCACAAAGTCTTCTTGCGTCTTCACAGGTGACAGAGCGAAGAAGATGTGGCTCAAAACATGATTAAGTCTTTAAAAAACCAATTCAGGTTTTGTGGAACCCTGACCGCCCatgcttaaaaaaagaaaaaaacaggagtcCACCAATGTAAGCGCAAATATTTCTACTAATGTGAACAATAAGGAAAAGTAAAGCTGAAGTACAGGAGGCTACAGCACGGACGCACAAACAGCCACACTGGGGTCTAAAGTGTGTGAGCAGGAGCCAACGTCGAACCAGTCAAAGGTAACGCTCCCAGACCAATGAAgcgccatcatcatcatcatctctggTAAGAATCGGAATGTCCAGCATGTCAGTGCACGAGCTGTTATATCCGTCGGTGCCCGGTTCAGTGAGGAATAAAAACTCTCACATGTTATCACCACTGAGGGGCGATGTGCGCCATTGATCCACactctcctgctctgcagcttCAGAGGCCAGAACCAGATCTGTCCTGAATCACGGATCTCATTCTCTAAGCAACCGAGCTCATCTGAGACGGTTTTTGTGGTCAGATATAAAACTGGAGGGTCCAGATAATGAGGAATGAATGAGATGTTTTCATACTGtgccaaaaagaaaagacaacgATAGTTTCTCTTTAACTAACCAGGACTCTGTACAGCGTATAACAGGACTGATTATAGAAATATTGatcctttctttttcttacagACCAggactttaaaataaaagcactggGGGTGTGACACCACCAAGACGCCGCCCTGTGACCCTGACCTGGTTACAGACAGAAAGTGCCTTCGTTGGCTCGTCAGATATTTGAGCCATAAGCCTTTTCAGGAAAGACACTAGAGCCAGAGGAAACGTCGCACACGTCTCTGCTACATCTCCCTCGGTGCTGTCAACGTGTTTTAACAGAGACTGGATTCCTGATTCACCTTTAGGCCTTGGATCCGTCTCATTGAGCCCCCGAGGATCCGAGAAAAAAATTTCTCTTTGCTTAAATGACTCAAGAGCCGCTTGGTGTTATTGTGCTGTTAATATATGATACTGTACTGAGAGTCTGTTCTAAAGGATAAGCACACATGTAAAGATGAAATCTTCTTGGCTGTGCTCATAGCGTCCATTGTATTTACGTTCCAGGGATTTCTGTAAATGCacatttcttccttcttcctaTCTCGTGTTGCCAAGTGCGTCGCTGCACTGGAATTTAGGAACTAACAAAACAATGGTGATTATTTTTGCTTAATTGAAGCGATGATGCACATTAATGGAACATTAATAGCCACAATACATGGAGGCAGAAACtctacacatatacagtatatacagtagaaACTGTATGACTAAACACTCACTAAACACTCACtcactttttcatgttttgggTTTTTAGGAAAATGTGACAGTAGCTAGAAGAACTGAAAACTGGGGGCTAAGAGCAAACCCAGTGGGGAAATGCCAGACAGTCATTCCCCCTTTTCGTGACTTTGAGTGGAAAATGATAGATCCACTGGAATTTGAGGGGAGTAAGGCAACGACTGGAAATGATTTAACACTGAGTGGAAATTAAGATGTcaaggaaaataataataataataataatacattagATCTGATGATGTGATGTGTATTTGGATGGAACATTTTTAATGACTTCAATAATTATATTTTCGGTGAGGCACCATGTGACTAATGACATGGGAAATTATCTGAAAactacaacaataacaaaataatattcTAACAAagtcactgatgtgttttatgGGGATTTTAAGAGGGTCAGAGAAATTTTACTGGGCCGTTTTATTACAAAGACTGAAGTCAAGTCATATTAGTGTCAGGGATTTAAACCTTCTGAGCGTCTGGGTAGTGAACAGGTGACAAGGTCAACATTACAGGTGTAATCTACTTCCTGTAAAGTTACAGTACTGAGATATGACAGCAAAGCGTCTCCTGACGTTTGGCTGATACTAAAATAACATAAAGTTGTCTGTAGAGTGAGAGTAGACCTTCGGTCAGGGTCAGACTTATTACTTTTTCTTTCAGAGCCTGGATCCCCCAAAGTCTGAATTTCTAGACTAAATATTTCCAATTAGACAGGTTCAGTCCCTGGGCTGCATACAGTTTAGTAAAACATTGTTTAATGGACTATTTAAGCAAAGTTCATAAATATATCAGACATATCAGGTGATCGTTATACGTCATTGTTGAATCACTGATGAATACATTCAGTAACATCTGGAACGAGCCACTGCAAcgtgttaaaatgaaatgttttgacatcAGACTTAAAACTGGTATCATTCCAGTTTACCACTGGGTCTTACCATTGAGTCTGAACACATCACAAAGTCTGGTCTGTTTGGGGAAGCAGCACAGGCTCAACCAGGCCTGAGAGTCctcaaataaaaacacctaCATGTTCTGCACGTTCTGAGAGCTGCAGCTCCTGAATACTGACACAACTGTGGTGTCAAAGTACGACGTAACTACATGTGAGATCAGGTGAAAAGGTAAACAGGATGAGGTTGAAGTTGTTGCCCGACAGACTCGAGGGGTAGAAATGTCTGACAGGAGAAGCGCAGAAGACCTGAACGCTAAAGTAGAAAGAAATACGGAAAAGAGAAAAGTAGGATGACAAAGCTGAGAGACGTCCAGGTTTCTTGTGGTGATCACAGAACTACAGTGGAAGAAAGATCACAGATGGAAAATGTGATGCTAGAAGATTTCCTGATGTTAACGCTGTTTTCACAAATATTGAAAGGGGTTTTTATAATGTCAGTCCATGCCCTGGAGGTCAAAGGTAGATACTAATTAATATTCCAGGTTCAGTTTCATCTGCAAACCTTTGTTGCATGTCATCACTGCACCTGTGTATTTCTACTGTGTATTTCTACTGTGAATAAAGTAAAGGCACCAGTTTGACTGTAAACCACCATTACTATAGTCGTAAGAGGATTTCTGCTGTCGTCATTATTATGCGTTTTAAAAAAGACTAATAACAAAGTATTATATTAGAAAAAAGCATAATAATGATATAGTAAAATTCTATATAATGTTCCTATTGATTCCTGTTATACATGCAGATAATACTGTATTATTacttgtatatattgtatatattacaTACATAACACCTCTAGTTATTATTATGTTTACTGTACTTATTATTACAGAATCATCTTAATTGGTTAAgtttgtgcacaaacacaaggaGCCAGatctctctatgtacaagaattaaataaagttACCTACAGTATgtagtatgtatatatacagcATATTATTGATACATCATAGAGTTGCAGTACTTGTGCAAGATCCACGTATGTAATCTAAGGTTTTGTAATATTTCTATTGAAATGACATTTATACCAATAGTTAATTATGAATAAACAGTTTAATCAAATTGTTCCTTTGTGTCCTTGTGAGTTGACAGATGTTTGCTGTTGGTCCAGTCACACAGCTGATACTGGGACAGCTGTGGTAAAAACAACACGAGGTGTTAAATTAGCTGATGGTGCTGGACCCTGCACACGCAGTGAACCCTGCCACAGCACGTCTATTAAAAACTAACACATTTACTGCGATTTGCTTGAGACGACATCCACCatcattaaaattaattaatttgagCTCCAGCTCTCCAGCTGCTAAAGCCTGTGCAGCATCACATCTCCAACCCGCTGCCTGATTCAAGTGGACCAGCGGTTCTCTGTTCTGTTCCCACAGACACTGAGCTTTGAGTTGACAGATCTAATTAGAGACTAAGATCAGGTCCAAGCCCATGATGAAGTATGAAGACACAAAGGATCTGCCCACTAATACCTTTGGCTCCTGCTGCTTATGTAATTATTCAGTACATGAAGTTCTTAGCACACAGTTTTCCTCTGAGTGATCTTGTGTCATGAGGTGCAAGTTAAAAGTAGGCCAGCACCCTGTGGGATATGGAGGGATGCTGTCCCTCCTGGCTCAGTGATGCCTGATGTATTTTCTATGCAAACATCTTAAAACACTATGGTGAACCACTGGTTGTACAGAGGGGCTGGTGTTTTCACTGTCTGGGGTTATAGCCACATCTCAGAGGTTTGTAAGCCTCATGTAACCCCCCAACTTtaagggaaagaagaagagtcTAGTTACAACTGAAAAGCTGAACTCATAAAGAGATGAGAGTGGTATAACCAGTAGGTTGATATTAGCCAATGTTACACACACAGGTTTATAATATTCATGAGATTTGACTGGTCTCAGTAAATCAGTTTTCTCATTACTTGCATAGAAGAcacaattattattttagtggTTTAGGTTCAGGAGAAATGAGATAATCTCACAGTTAATCGTGCGTCACACAAGCTGAACAGATATTACCTGAACCGCCTGAAGAGTCGTATCCTGCGTGTTTGCAGCCCAGTCTCACCCCAAGTCATACAAACAACATGATTTCACACTTTCAAATGCCATGTTATTAGTATGCTATGGGGTGAGGCTGGGTTGAATGTGACAGTGTTGTATTCAGAGCTCTTCAAGTGGGCCTCACTCCTAAAGGAATGCCCTGCATGATTACAGGAGCTtcctgagtttgttttttttttaaataaaaaaggatCTGAGACATTTGCTTCCAAAACAATAACAGGATAAGGCCATCTGGAAAAGTTTTTTATGTGCTGGTTTCAGGTCCCCTCACTTTTTTTCACATGTTGTATTGTACATGTAATTGCAAATTCATAAAATTTCCATTTGACCCATTTCAGTATTCAGATGATGATTTCAGGTCTTTGAAGAAGGCCCTTTGGAGCCTATCACATCTTTGGGTTTTCCTGGTTTATCCAGGTTTATTCTTCCTGCCTGATCCTCTGAAGCTTGTCAGATCAGATTGCTGCTGAGGTATTAGTCAGGTGATGACCAGTATCTGGTGTTCACCAGACATAGTGCGTGGACCTTTTCACAAAAGGTTCTATTTTTGTCTCATTAGAGCTTTTTCTTTATGTTCTCACAGTCCTTTAGATGCTTTTTGTCTCTCCATAATCCAAGTTCTAGAGAGGCATGGTTGATGGAGCGCTGCTGGTTTTGGCAGATTCTCCTGGAGGTTTGTTAGTCCAGTATGATTGTTGGGTTCTTGGTCTCCTCCCTGACTAAGGTGCTAAAGAGTCCTGGTTAGTGAGGCCACTGTGGGAAATGATTTTATATCCCTGCCCTTACCCATGAGTCACCACTATGTTATTATCACACTTTTACAGAGACTTTGTCAGACTTGGTTTGTGTCCTGGCCTGCAGTGATAGATCTTACACgcacatatttatatacatgTAGTTTCTCGACAATCGGTTAAATTGGTCGCAggaaaatacacatatatatttgcatatatcatgttttcactttaacTGAGTGTGGATTGATGAGCAAAAATGGAAACCCGTGATCCATTTAAATGCAACTCTAGAACACAACAAAGTGTGAAGGGATCTGAATCATTTCCTCAGTCAGTGCAGTGTGTGGGTGTTCCCTCTCTTCCGATCATTTAGAAAAACTGGCAGCGTATGCGGTAATAAAGAAAATGCCTTGTCAATACCTCTGCCCTTCTGTGGGCCAGGATACAAGACTTAGTATAACATA
Proteins encoded in this window:
- the oxtra gene encoding oxytocin receptor, whose translation is MESISNESDFWQLNEFWRNSSLLNGTGGLNHTNPLKRNEEVAKVEVTVLALVLFLALAGNLCVLLAIHSTKHSQSRMYYFMKHLSIADLVVAIFQVLPQLIWDITFRFYGPDMLCRLVKYLQVVGMFASTYMLVLMSVDRCLAICQPLRSLHRRKDRFYVIFSWGLSLLFSIPQMFIFSLREVGSAGSGVYDCWGDFVKPWGAKAYITWISLTIYIIPVAILSICYGLISFKIWQNFKLKTKREQCISLTPKTSKGNTLARVSSVKLISKAKITTVKMTFVIVVAYIVCWTPFFSVQMWSAWDPAAPREAMPFIISMLLASLNSCCNPWIYMCFAGHLFQDLKQNFLCCSTRYLKSSQCRCERDFDSSHKSNSSTFAIKSTSSQRSITQTSTT